In one Fusarium falciforme chromosome 5, complete sequence genomic region, the following are encoded:
- a CDS encoding Delta-aminolevulinic acid dehydratase has translation MSFSSLVQDLSLRDTNAARRPQIPGPRSSVSTLDDRASHISRAMSYASTAATSVSISGDISSQLHGGYFHPLARSWQAERQLTKSMLIYPIFVTDGEGDMILVPSLPGQHQLSVDKLIPFLEPLVHKGLRSVMLFGVPMRNGTKDALGTAADDPEGPVIKAIQLIRRRFPQLFICCDVCLCEYTSHGHCGILRDDGSLNNQLSVDRISDVAIAYAKAGAHCVAPSDMNDGRIRAIKLKLIEEGIAHKTVLMSYSAKFSGCLYGPFRDAAGSAPSFGDRKCYQLPPGGRGLARRALVRDINEGADIIMVKPASQYLDIISDAKELGKDLPVAAYQVSGEYAMIHAGAKAGVFDLKAMAFESTEGILRAGATIVVSYFTPDFLDWLEN, from the exons atgtccttctccagcctTGTTCAGGACCTCAGCCTCCGCGACACCAATGCCGCTCGCCGCCCTCAGATTCCAGGCCCACGCTCCTCCGTCTCCACTCTTGACGACCGAGCATCGCACATCTCGCGGGCCATGTCCTACGCCAGCACCGCCGCGACCAGCGTCAGCATCTCGGGCGACATCTCGAGCCAACTTCATGGCGGATACTTCCACCCTCTGGCCCGCTCGTGGCAGGCCGAGCGTCAACTCACCAAG TCGATGCTCATCTACCCCATCTTTGTCACCGATGGCGAAGGCGACATGATCCTCGTTCCCTCTCTCCCTGGCCAGCACCAGCTTAGCGTCGACAAGCTGATCCCCTTCCTCGAGCCTCTCGTCCACAAGGGCCTGCGCTCAGTTATGCTCTTTGGTGTCCCCATGCGAAATGGCACCAAGGACGCTCTGGGCACCGCCGCCGATGACCCCGAGGGCCCtgtcatcaaggccatccagCTTATCCGTCGACGTTTCCCCCAGCTCTTCATCTGCTGCGATGTCTGCCTCTGCGAGTACACTTCCCACGGCCACTGCGGTATCCTGCGCGATGACGGCAGCCTCAACAACCAGCTGTCTGTTGACCGTATTTCGGATGTCGCTATTGCCTACGCCAAGGCTGGAGCTCACTGCGTTGCTCCCTCAGACATGAACGATGGTCGCATTCGcgccatcaagctcaagtTGATTGAGGAGGGCATTGCACACAAGACTGTGCTCATGTCATACTCGGCCAAGTTCTCTGGTTGCTTGTACGGTCCTTTCCGAGACGCTGCTGGATCTGCGCCCTCATTTGGTGACCGCAAGTGCTACCAGCTCCCCCCTGGTGGCCGTGGTCTTGCCCGACGAGCTCTTGTTCGAGACATCAACGAGGGTGCTGACATTATTATGGTCAAGCCTGCAAGCCAGTACCTCGACATTATCAGTGACGCCAAGGAGCTGGGCAAGGATCTCCCCGTGGCCGCCTACCAGGTCAGCGGTGAGTACGCCATGATCCACGCTGGAGCCAAGGCGGGTGTGTTTGacctcaaggccatggcATTTGAGTCGACCGAGGGTATCCTTCGAGCGGGAGCCACGATCGTGGTCAGCTACTTCACCCCCGACTTCCTGGACTGGCTCGAGAACTAA